Proteins co-encoded in one Leucobacter exalbidus genomic window:
- a CDS encoding NADP-dependent oxidoreductase — protein sequence MRAFTIDAYKGDLHETEVAEPTVGDLDVLVEVAAAGLNQLDNKIQSGEFKAILPYALPLTLGHDLAGTVLRVGAGVTEFAPGDEVYGRPRDHRIGTFAERIAVDAADLAPKPASISTIEAAALPLVTLTAWQALVEIGKVQPGQRVLIHAGAGGVGSVAIQLAKVLGATVATTASAANADFVRSLGADIVIDYRAQDFEQELSEYDFVLDSLGGKNLEKSLRVLRPGGIAVGISGPPTPAFARAQGLGAPVRLILGAMSRGVRAQAKKLGVTYEFLFMRASGEQLREITALVEAGKLRPIVERTAPFADTPQALAELAAGGFRGKSVITLR from the coding sequence ATGCGCGCATTCACCATCGACGCCTACAAGGGTGATCTCCACGAGACTGAGGTCGCCGAGCCCACGGTCGGCGACCTCGATGTGCTCGTCGAGGTGGCTGCCGCGGGGCTCAACCAGCTCGATAACAAGATTCAGTCGGGTGAATTCAAGGCCATCCTCCCCTACGCGCTCCCCCTCACACTGGGCCACGATCTCGCGGGCACCGTGCTGCGCGTCGGCGCTGGGGTCACCGAATTTGCCCCGGGAGACGAGGTGTACGGGCGCCCGCGCGACCACCGCATCGGCACATTTGCCGAACGCATCGCCGTCGATGCCGCAGACCTCGCCCCCAAGCCCGCATCGATCAGCACGATCGAGGCAGCCGCCCTGCCGCTCGTCACGCTGACCGCGTGGCAGGCCCTCGTCGAAATCGGCAAGGTGCAGCCCGGCCAGCGCGTGCTCATTCACGCGGGGGCCGGCGGAGTTGGGTCAGTCGCGATTCAGCTCGCCAAGGTGCTGGGTGCCACCGTCGCCACGACGGCGAGCGCCGCCAACGCCGATTTCGTGCGCAGCCTGGGCGCTGACATCGTGATCGATTACCGCGCACAGGATTTCGAGCAGGAGCTTTCGGAGTACGATTTCGTGCTCGACAGCTTGGGTGGCAAGAACCTCGAGAAGTCGCTGCGCGTGTTGCGGCCGGGCGGCATCGCGGTGGGCATTTCGGGCCCGCCAACGCCCGCATTTGCCCGGGCGCAGGGTTTGGGCGCGCCGGTGCGCCTCATTCTGGGGGCGATGAGTCGTGGTGTGCGTGCGCAGGCGAAGAAGCTCGGCGTCACCTACGAGTTTTTGTTTATGCGCGCGAGCGGTGAGCAGCTGCGTGAAATCACGGCGCTCGTGGAGGCGGGCAAGCTGCGCCCCATTGTGGAGCGCACCGCACCGTTTGCTGATACCCCGCAGGCGTTGGCTGAGCTTGCCGCGGGTGGGTTTCGCGGCAAGTCGGTGATCACGCTGCGGTAG
- a CDS encoding MFS transporter, which translates to MTATNTPTRSTGAERRNTIRTLLGTGAGNAVEWYDWAIYATFSTYLSAQLFSHEDPTSAFLATLAIFAVGFVARPFGGFLFGWIGDRVGRTTSMTLCVALASLGSLAIGLAPSFDQWGAWSSLLLLVARLVQGLAHGGETPNAQAYLSEMAPAEKRGLWASLIYVSGTTGTVIGILLGAILTVTLSTDQMNSFGWRIPFIVGAVLGVVALIQRLQMRESKAFEINKAETAAITFEKKSLFSEFMENRRSALQIIGLTVGFTVVYYVWSVSTPAYAINVLGMSPSDALWPASSPTLPSSR; encoded by the coding sequence ATGACTGCTACCAACACCCCCACCAGAAGTACCGGCGCCGAGCGCCGCAACACGATCCGCACCCTGCTGGGTACTGGCGCCGGCAACGCCGTCGAATGGTACGACTGGGCAATCTATGCCACGTTCTCGACCTACCTCTCGGCTCAGCTGTTCAGCCACGAAGACCCCACGAGTGCGTTCCTCGCGACCCTCGCGATCTTCGCGGTCGGTTTCGTCGCACGCCCGTTTGGCGGGTTCTTGTTCGGTTGGATCGGCGACCGCGTCGGCCGCACTACCTCAATGACGCTCTGCGTCGCACTCGCGTCGCTCGGTTCGCTCGCCATCGGTCTGGCCCCCAGCTTCGATCAGTGGGGAGCTTGGTCATCGCTGCTGCTGCTCGTTGCCCGCCTGGTGCAGGGCCTGGCGCACGGCGGCGAGACGCCCAACGCGCAGGCTTATCTTTCTGAGATGGCGCCCGCTGAGAAGCGCGGCCTGTGGGCTTCGCTGATCTACGTTTCTGGCACCACCGGCACGGTCATCGGCATCCTCCTCGGAGCGATCCTCACGGTCACGCTTTCCACTGATCAAATGAATTCGTTTGGTTGGCGCATCCCGTTCATCGTTGGCGCTGTGCTCGGCGTTGTGGCGCTAATTCAGCGACTGCAGATGCGCGAGTCGAAGGCCTTCGAGATCAACAAGGCTGAGACCGCCGCGATCACGTTCGAGAAGAAGAGCTTGTTCTCTGAGTTCATGGAGAACAGGCGCTCAGCACTGCAGATCATTGGCCTGACCGTCGGCTTCACCGTCGTGTACTACGTGTGGAGCGTCTCGACCCCCGCCTACGCGATCAACGTACTGGGCATGTCACCCTCAGATGCGCTGTGGCCGGCGTCATCGCCAACGTTGCCTTCATCGCGGTGA
- a CDS encoding alpha/beta fold hydrolase, which produces MQKHSSALTSFVLVPGYWLGGWAWDAVASELRCLGHHVTTVTLPGLDPLDRQRTTRTLDDQAAALLTAVNAADAHGTEVTLVVHSGAGAPASLLLDRHPAAVARIIYVDSGPVADGSAFDGSLDPELHEVALPPFDELAASLDGLSEADLETFRQRAVPQPAGIMRESVSLHNPLRRHVPSTIIACSFPAQVLEQMTREGHPMMAETATLTRLNYVDLPTGHWPMWSRPVDLAATLAKTAARAEGAEGATAAGA; this is translated from the coding sequence ATGCAGAAACATTCCTCAGCTCTCACCTCGTTCGTGCTGGTTCCCGGGTATTGGCTTGGCGGCTGGGCCTGGGATGCCGTCGCCAGCGAGCTACGGTGCCTCGGGCATCACGTCACCACCGTCACTCTTCCCGGCCTCGACCCGCTCGATCGGCAGCGCACCACCCGCACCCTCGATGATCAGGCCGCAGCGCTACTCACGGCAGTCAACGCCGCTGACGCACACGGCACCGAAGTGACGCTCGTGGTGCACAGCGGTGCGGGCGCCCCGGCTTCGCTGCTACTCGACCGGCATCCCGCTGCGGTCGCACGCATCATCTACGTCGACAGCGGGCCTGTGGCCGACGGCTCTGCCTTTGATGGTTCGCTGGACCCCGAGCTGCACGAGGTAGCGCTGCCGCCATTCGATGAGCTCGCCGCAAGTCTCGACGGGCTCAGCGAAGCAGACCTCGAGACATTCAGGCAGCGAGCGGTCCCCCAGCCGGCAGGCATCATGCGCGAATCAGTGTCCCTACATAATCCGCTGCGTCGGCACGTGCCCTCCACGATCATCGCCTGTTCGTTTCCGGCCCAGGTACTCGAACAGATGACGAGGGAGGGGCACCCAATGATGGCCGAGACCGCGACGCTCACTCGTCTCAACTATGTGGATCTCCCTACCGGGCACTGGCCGATGTGGAGCAGGCCCGTGGATCTCGCCGCTACTCTCGCCAAGACCGCCGCTCGCGCCGAGGGTGCTGAGGGCGCCACGGCCGCCGGGGCATGA
- a CDS encoding helix-turn-helix transcriptional regulator, whose protein sequence is MNRTERLHSLTESLRRAGQRGRTAQQLADEFEVTVRTIKRDLAALEAGGLPVWGRTGPGGGYGLTEISSLPPVNLTAAQALALSAVVAASPQTPFSDSARAAMSKVFDVMDPATRLRAAELSQRVWVNVGATVSRRVLSVLEQAIIDQTTVNLTYLDAKHHETQREVEPMIFALAEDRWRLIAWCRLRDEVRWFNLERIQRATATRTPCAGHHIDEIGTPPDRARPVGM, encoded by the coding sequence GTGAATCGAACTGAGCGCCTACACTCCCTCACCGAGTCGCTGCGGCGGGCGGGTCAGCGGGGCCGAACGGCGCAGCAGCTCGCCGACGAGTTCGAGGTCACCGTGCGTACGATCAAGCGAGACCTTGCCGCGCTCGAAGCGGGAGGCCTACCGGTGTGGGGGCGCACCGGGCCCGGCGGAGGCTACGGCCTGACAGAAATCTCGTCGCTGCCTCCCGTGAATCTCACGGCGGCGCAGGCGCTGGCTCTCAGTGCCGTGGTCGCGGCGAGCCCACAAACACCGTTCTCAGACTCGGCTCGTGCGGCTATGAGCAAGGTGTTCGATGTTATGGATCCGGCGACGCGCCTACGAGCTGCTGAGCTGTCGCAGCGAGTCTGGGTCAACGTGGGGGCCACGGTTTCGCGCCGTGTGCTCTCGGTGCTCGAGCAGGCCATCATCGACCAAACCACCGTCAACCTCACTTACCTCGACGCGAAACACCATGAGACTCAGCGCGAGGTGGAGCCCATGATCTTCGCGCTCGCCGAAGACCGGTGGCGATTGATTGCCTGGTGCCGGTTGCGTGATGAGGTGCGCTGGTTCAACCTCGAGCGTATTCAGCGGGCAACCGCCACACGCACCCCGTGCGCGGGGCATCACATCGATGAGATCGGCACCCCGCCAGATCGAGCACGCCCCGTGGGCATGTGA
- a CDS encoding PaaI family thioesterase codes for MTSSSDTSALGSRTLQYHRPEVDKAKLFEKTGIDQLRSLLSGDTPPPPMSRHIDMDFVSVAVGDVVMTAHPDESHYNLIGSVHGGFFATLLDSACGCAVHSTLPAGVGFTTLELKVSFLRPITADTGVVTAHGWVTKPGRNAAFAEADIRDSSGRVLATATSTCLVIPAAPTP; via the coding sequence TTGACATCGTCGTCAGACACTTCCGCTCTCGGTTCGCGCACACTGCAGTACCACCGCCCCGAGGTTGATAAAGCGAAGCTGTTCGAGAAAACCGGTATCGATCAGCTGCGCTCGCTGCTCTCGGGCGATACCCCGCCCCCGCCGATGAGTCGTCACATCGACATGGATTTCGTTTCGGTCGCCGTGGGTGATGTCGTGATGACGGCCCACCCCGATGAGTCGCACTACAACCTCATCGGTTCGGTGCACGGTGGCTTCTTCGCTACCCTGCTCGATTCGGCCTGTGGCTGCGCGGTGCACAGCACCCTGCCCGCGGGCGTCGGGTTCACCACGCTCGAGCTCAAGGTCTCGTTTCTGCGCCCGATCACCGCCGATACCGGCGTCGTGACCGCGCACGGCTGGGTCACGAAACCGGGCAGAAACGCGGCATTTGCCGAGGCCGATATTCGCGATAGCTCGGGGCGCGTGCTCGCAACCGCCACGAGCACCTGCCTCGTCATTCCCGCAGCGCCCACCCCGTGA
- a CDS encoding alpha/beta hydrolase, which produces MTLHAITSPNWNLENDAPVALFLHGFGSNERDLEPLAQVLPAGMRWATLRAPVELGPGSYAWFHITSPGNPDPAAADAATSEIWAWVDAELPAGTVVVPIGFSQGGLMASQLLRSQPARVVAPVILGGFVMGGEQPADAQLRESRPAVFSGRGAEDQVITAAAVERTNEWLPAHATLTSQVYPGLAHGINGQELADVQAFLAQQLTAVSS; this is translated from the coding sequence ATGACCCTGCACGCCATCACCTCACCCAATTGGAACCTCGAGAATGATGCCCCCGTGGCCCTGTTCTTGCACGGATTTGGTTCGAATGAGCGCGATCTCGAGCCGCTCGCGCAGGTGCTCCCCGCGGGCATGCGGTGGGCCACGCTGCGGGCGCCCGTCGAGCTCGGTCCCGGATCGTACGCCTGGTTCCACATCACCTCGCCGGGCAACCCCGATCCGGCCGCCGCCGACGCCGCGACGAGCGAGATCTGGGCGTGGGTTGACGCCGAGCTGCCCGCGGGCACCGTGGTCGTGCCGATCGGGTTCTCGCAGGGCGGCCTGATGGCCTCGCAGCTTCTGCGTTCGCAGCCCGCTCGGGTCGTCGCCCCGGTGATTCTGGGAGGTTTCGTGATGGGCGGGGAGCAGCCCGCTGACGCCCAGCTGCGCGAGTCGCGCCCCGCGGTATTCAGTGGCCGTGGCGCCGAGGACCAGGTCATTACGGCGGCCGCGGTCGAGCGCACCAACGAGTGGCTCCCCGCCCACGCGACCCTTACCTCGCAGGTGTACCCGGGCCTGGCCCACGGCATCAACGGGCAAGAGCTCGCTGACGTGCAGGCATTCCTCGCCCAGCAGCTCACTGCGGTCAGCAGCTAA
- a CDS encoding M20 family metallopeptidase, translated as MDTKTSADLTVALLDETGAMAADLAHLRHKLHQFPEIGLDLPRTQEVVLAELDGLGFEITLGTELSSVAAVLRGGKRDDANPTTVLLRADMDALPVQESTNMPYASLIDGAMHACGHDLHITMLLGAAKVLSARQADLAGDVVLMFQPGEEGLDGASVMVREGILNVSGHLPDASFGMHVMSGLETGGTVFSKPGTAMGAADTLHVTVLGSGGHGSAPHLAKDPISVAAEMISSIHAMITVGTIQAGSSATVIPETAMFKATVRSFSPKTQARLRTALATLLESIAIGHGMTADVVYEDQYPMLINDVTEHEFAQRTAIELFGDDRYRAAAHPLAASEDFSRILNAVPGAFLFLSAAPEGADLDAAAFNHSPYAVFADDVLTDGAALYARLAIDRLNR; from the coding sequence GTGGATACGAAAACTTCAGCCGACCTTACGGTGGCTTTGCTCGATGAGACCGGAGCGATGGCGGCAGACCTCGCGCACCTGCGGCACAAACTGCACCAGTTCCCCGAAATCGGCCTGGACTTGCCCCGCACACAAGAAGTCGTACTGGCAGAACTTGACGGTCTCGGATTCGAAATCACGCTCGGCACCGAGCTCTCGTCAGTCGCCGCCGTACTTCGCGGCGGCAAGCGCGACGACGCCAACCCCACAACGGTGTTGCTGCGCGCTGATATGGATGCGCTCCCGGTACAAGAAAGCACTAACATGCCGTACGCATCGCTGATCGACGGCGCAATGCACGCGTGTGGGCACGACCTGCACATCACGATGCTGTTGGGTGCCGCGAAGGTATTGAGCGCCCGCCAGGCAGATCTCGCCGGCGACGTCGTGCTCATGTTTCAACCCGGCGAAGAGGGCCTCGACGGTGCATCAGTGATGGTCCGTGAAGGCATTCTGAATGTCTCAGGGCACCTTCCCGATGCCTCATTCGGCATGCACGTGATGAGCGGGCTTGAAACAGGCGGCACGGTGTTCTCGAAGCCGGGAACGGCCATGGGCGCAGCCGACACGTTGCACGTGACCGTGCTCGGCAGCGGCGGTCACGGCTCTGCCCCGCACCTGGCGAAGGACCCGATCTCGGTCGCCGCCGAAATGATTTCCTCGATCCACGCCATGATCACGGTGGGCACCATTCAGGCCGGCTCATCAGCAACGGTCATCCCTGAAACCGCAATGTTCAAAGCGACCGTGCGCTCCTTTTCCCCCAAGACGCAAGCTCGCCTGCGAACGGCGCTAGCAACCCTACTCGAATCAATTGCGATCGGACACGGCATGACCGCCGATGTGGTCTATGAAGATCAGTATCCAATGCTGATCAACGACGTGACCGAGCATGAGTTTGCGCAGCGCACCGCCATCGAGCTGTTCGGCGACGATCGGTATCGCGCGGCGGCCCATCCGCTTGCGGCATCAGAGGATTTCTCTCGCATTCTGAATGCGGTGCCCGGCGCATTCCTCTTCTTGTCTGCTGCTCCCGAGGGCGCAGATCTTGACGCGGCAGCGTTCAACCACTCCCCCTATGCCGTTTTTGCCGATGACGTTCTCACCGATGGCGCCGCGCTGTATGCCCGGTTGGCCATCGATCGTCTGAACCGGTAG
- a CDS encoding tautomerase family protein, producing MPVFQVHLPEQQFSGERKRALARALPEALHEALGIPAADQFVALTTHGPDELFLDPGYMGMQRSERAIIITVLFTAERPLADKRKLVAVICRNAADALGIEPDDVFIALMPVPKENFSFGRGELQLASESN from the coding sequence ATGCCGGTATTTCAAGTACATCTGCCCGAGCAGCAATTCTCGGGGGAGCGCAAACGGGCGCTCGCGCGGGCGCTGCCCGAAGCCTTGCACGAGGCCCTCGGTATTCCCGCGGCCGACCAGTTTGTCGCGCTCACCACACACGGGCCCGACGAACTCTTTCTCGATCCGGGGTATATGGGGATGCAGCGCAGCGAGCGCGCGATCATCATCACCGTGCTGTTCACCGCAGAGCGCCCGCTCGCCGACAAGAGAAAGCTGGTCGCCGTGATCTGCCGTAATGCAGCTGACGCCTTAGGTATTGAACCCGATGACGTGTTCATCGCCCTCATGCCGGTGCCCAAAGAGAACTTCTCCTTTGGCAGGGGCGAGCTGCAGCTCGCGAGCGAGAGTAACTAA
- a CDS encoding MFS transporter, which yields MAGVIANVAFIAVILAWGKLSDRIGRRPVLLIGGIGAAVMYFPATWMIQGSIWSLAGAMIVMLIFVGALAAVTPAVFPELFPTSLRTMGVAIPYSLCVAVFGGTAAYLQAGFAAWFGDAGPTVFGLYAVLLLIVGAFTAYTLRETKGIDLHPTASVETVAPASATK from the coding sequence GTGGCCGGCGTCATCGCCAACGTTGCCTTCATCGCGGTGATTCTCGCCTGGGGCAAGCTCTCTGACCGCATCGGGCGCCGCCCGGTGCTGCTCATCGGCGGCATCGGCGCTGCGGTGATGTACTTCCCCGCGACCTGGATGATCCAGGGATCCATCTGGAGCCTCGCGGGTGCCATGATCGTCATGCTGATCTTCGTGGGCGCACTTGCGGCCGTCACCCCCGCGGTGTTCCCCGAGCTCTTCCCCACTTCACTGCGCACCATGGGCGTCGCTATTCCGTATTCGCTGTGCGTCGCAGTCTTCGGCGGCACGGCAGCGTACCTGCAGGCCGGTTTTGCGGCGTGGTTCGGAGATGCAGGCCCCACGGTCTTCGGTCTGTACGCCGTACTGCTACTGATCGTTGGCGCCTTCACCGCTTACACCCTGCGCGAGACGAAGGGCATCGATTTGCACCCGACCGCCAGCGTTGAAACCGTGGCTCCCGCCTCGGCAACGAAGTAA
- a CDS encoding Lrp/AsnC family transcriptional regulator, protein MKLSLSELELIHALQIAPRASWKDLGEVLGVHPVTVAERWAQIRAAGHAWVTGYRGFSPTNGALAFVGLQCAHGTRDAVLERMCAISQVSHVEETTRNWDFRLTVMANDWHEISHTVFPQVRQDPDVVRTHLAVATRNIALGHEWRLDVLDPAQERRLKALHPVTPRDSAPIPHLDQMLPLLAQNGRVSAAEVAEAIGVHPTTAARYIRLALETGALVIRCELAQQYSGYPVACEWWARVPAGELAEAEKYLQSFRSLRLAAVTTGDANLNFYIWLRHLAEIEEVELGLQRAAPGTQILESEIGVRTHKRMGWRLGPDTTATGEFTIPRR, encoded by the coding sequence ATGAAACTTTCACTCAGTGAGCTCGAGCTCATCCACGCACTGCAAATCGCTCCCCGGGCCAGCTGGAAAGACCTGGGGGAAGTCTTGGGTGTGCATCCCGTGACCGTCGCCGAGCGCTGGGCTCAAATCCGTGCTGCGGGTCATGCCTGGGTGACGGGTTACCGAGGTTTTTCTCCGACCAATGGTGCGCTGGCGTTCGTGGGGTTGCAGTGTGCACACGGTACCCGCGATGCCGTGCTCGAACGAATGTGTGCCATCAGCCAGGTGAGTCACGTCGAAGAGACCACCAGAAACTGGGACTTTCGCCTCACGGTCATGGCCAATGATTGGCACGAGATTTCGCACACGGTATTTCCGCAGGTGCGGCAGGACCCCGATGTCGTGCGTACGCACCTCGCGGTGGCCACTCGAAATATTGCCCTCGGGCACGAGTGGCGGTTGGATGTTCTTGATCCGGCGCAAGAGCGTCGCCTCAAGGCCTTACATCCCGTGACGCCTCGTGATTCAGCGCCTATTCCGCATCTCGACCAGATGCTCCCGTTGCTCGCGCAGAATGGACGCGTGAGCGCGGCCGAGGTCGCAGAAGCCATCGGCGTGCATCCGACCACCGCCGCGCGATATATCCGTCTCGCGCTCGAAACCGGTGCGCTCGTGATTCGATGTGAGCTGGCGCAGCAATACTCGGGGTACCCGGTCGCCTGCGAGTGGTGGGCTCGGGTGCCGGCGGGGGAGCTGGCCGAAGCCGAGAAATATTTGCAGTCATTTCGGTCGCTGCGCTTGGCGGCGGTGACTACCGGTGATGCCAACCTGAACTTCTATATTTGGCTGCGCCACCTGGCCGAAATTGAAGAGGTCGAGCTGGGGCTGCAGCGGGCCGCGCCTGGTACGCAGATCTTGGAATCTGAGATTGGGGTACGTACGCACAAACGCATGGGCTGGCGGCTCGGGCCAGATACGACGGCGACGGGGGAGTTCACGATTCCGCGGCGTTGA
- a CDS encoding winged helix-turn-helix transcriptional regulator — protein MPRKSPFLAEALENRCGIVRSLGVLTDAWSFLLVREALLGRRTFAEFRESLGIASDVLTARLAALVEQGVFERVPYQAPGHRAREAYELTAEGEGLKVVLVAMQQWGEANVPVEQPGSVLPRTRSRAARVRAVLIDEHGDVVENTDVALVRAATAA, from the coding sequence ATGCCGCGCAAATCACCGTTTCTGGCCGAAGCCCTCGAAAACCGCTGCGGCATTGTGCGGTCGCTGGGTGTGTTGACCGACGCCTGGAGCTTTCTGCTGGTGCGCGAGGCGCTGCTCGGGCGACGCACCTTCGCCGAGTTTCGTGAGTCACTGGGCATCGCGAGCGACGTGCTCACCGCCCGGCTAGCTGCCCTCGTTGAGCAGGGCGTCTTCGAACGCGTCCCGTACCAAGCGCCCGGGCACCGCGCACGCGAGGCCTACGAGCTCACGGCCGAGGGCGAAGGCCTCAAGGTCGTGCTCGTGGCCATGCAGCAGTGGGGCGAAGCGAACGTACCGGTCGAACAGCCCGGATCGGTGCTGCCCCGCACCCGCAGCCGGGCCGCGCGGGTGCGCGCCGTACTCATTGACGAGCACGGCGACGTCGTTGAGAACACCGACGTCGCCCTCGTGCGGGCCGCTACCGCAGCGTGA
- a CDS encoding CueP family metal-binding protein has translation MSRRSAFSTRSLLTAVAALAIAGLTLTACAAPASTTAPTTSSTESSTDAFLADHNLDGLDAAQIIEQLDTMPVADRPTDLTASVQPAALVLADTQGRETQLAMPADEVYISVAPFETQTHDCYFHSLTTCLGELANTEVQVTLTDNATGDVLVDEVQQTFDNGFVGFWIARGLEATLTIEVDGKAGTAQVSTMNTDDPTCITTLQLT, from the coding sequence ATGAGCCGTCGCTCTGCGTTTTCCACCCGAAGTTTGCTCACCGCGGTCGCCGCCCTCGCCATCGCTGGGCTCACCCTTACGGCCTGTGCTGCACCCGCATCAACGACTGCACCGACTACGTCAAGCACCGAGTCTTCGACCGACGCGTTCCTAGCTGATCACAATCTTGACGGCCTCGACGCGGCTCAGATTATCGAGCAGCTTGACACCATGCCGGTGGCCGACCGGCCCACTGATCTCACGGCGTCGGTACAGCCGGCAGCGCTCGTACTCGCCGACACCCAGGGGCGCGAAACTCAGCTGGCGATGCCGGCCGATGAGGTCTATATCTCGGTGGCGCCCTTTGAAACGCAGACCCACGACTGCTATTTTCACAGCCTGACGACGTGCCTGGGCGAGCTCGCGAACACTGAGGTACAGGTAACGCTCACCGACAATGCCACCGGCGACGTGCTCGTCGATGAGGTGCAGCAGACATTCGATAACGGCTTCGTCGGCTTCTGGATTGCGCGTGGTCTCGAAGCCACCCTCACCATTGAAGTTGATGGCAAGGCGGGCACCGCGCAGGTTTCAACCATGAACACAGACGACCCGACCTGCATCACCACGCTCCAGCTCACGTAA
- a CDS encoding MFS transporter: MNQVTPGTQPGRWRLGRRGSFWAAALVLALVLWSSGAPSVLYPIYAEQWALTPLTVTTVFATYQLALLLVLPLIGNLSDQIGRRRVMIWGVALIAASAVLFAIAPNVSFLFIGRALQGAGAGLAMGAATASLLENNPRINPRFASSMATVATATGLTIALALSGLLAEVTPLPLLWSYVVLLGLSLASITTLALTRDDRPAHASRWRPQSPSVPAGIRLPFVVATFSVSLAYCVGAIFLSLGAHMITQFARTDNSAVVGALLALSAAAIGVTALFLARVSPRVCVWLGGLLTLLSLGLMWAASSAGSAPLFILWCLVGGTAYSFAFTGGLGLINRVAPIHHRGSTLSLLYLVAYALQAVTAIGVGAIATSGSLGLAVMVAALAISALCLTLLALLWATKNSAK; the protein is encoded by the coding sequence GTGAACCAGGTAACGCCGGGCACGCAGCCCGGCCGGTGGCGCCTCGGCCGGCGCGGCAGCTTCTGGGCCGCCGCCCTGGTGCTCGCGCTCGTGCTGTGGTCATCTGGTGCGCCCAGCGTGCTGTACCCGATCTATGCCGAGCAGTGGGCACTCACTCCGCTCACCGTCACCACGGTGTTTGCCACCTATCAGCTGGCACTACTGCTGGTGCTGCCGCTCATCGGCAACCTCTCCGATCAGATTGGCCGACGCCGCGTCATGATCTGGGGCGTCGCCCTCATCGCGGCCTCGGCGGTGCTGTTTGCCATCGCCCCCAACGTCTCGTTCCTGTTCATTGGCCGGGCGCTGCAGGGTGCCGGGGCGGGCCTCGCCATGGGCGCGGCCACGGCTTCCCTGCTCGAGAACAACCCCCGCATCAATCCCCGCTTCGCAAGCTCGATGGCCACGGTCGCCACCGCGACGGGCCTCACCATCGCCCTCGCGCTCAGCGGCCTCCTCGCCGAGGTCACCCCGCTCCCGCTGCTGTGGAGCTACGTGGTGCTGCTCGGGCTCTCCCTCGCCTCAATCACGACGCTCGCACTCACCCGCGACGATCGCCCCGCGCACGCCAGCCGCTGGCGCCCCCAATCCCCCAGCGTGCCGGCGGGCATCAGGCTCCCCTTCGTGGTCGCCACCTTCTCGGTGTCGCTCGCCTACTGCGTGGGCGCGATTTTCCTTTCACTCGGCGCGCACATGATCACCCAGTTCGCGCGCACCGACAACAGCGCCGTCGTGGGCGCACTCCTCGCCCTATCTGCGGCGGCGATCGGCGTCACCGCGCTGTTCTTAGCGCGCGTCTCACCCCGGGTGTGCGTGTGGCTCGGCGGCCTCTTGACTCTGCTGAGCCTGGGGCTGATGTGGGCAGCAAGCAGCGCCGGATCAGCGCCCCTCTTCATCCTCTGGTGCCTAGTCGGCGGCACCGCGTATTCCTTCGCGTTCACCGGCGGCCTCGGGCTCATCAATCGGGTCGCCCCCATACACCATCGCGGGTCAACACTGTCGCTGCTCTACCTCGTGGCGTACGCGTTGCAGGCCGTCACCGCGATCGGGGTCGGTGCCATCGCCACCTCCGGAAGCCTCGGGTTGGCGGTGATGGTCGCAGCTCTTGCGATCTCGGCGCTGTGCCTCACGCTACTCGCGCTGCTGTGGGCGACAAAAAATAGCGCAAAATAG